A window of Arthrobacter sp. KBS0703 contains these coding sequences:
- a CDS encoding ComEA family DNA-binding protein has product SLIHIYVYKRQLLDTGDGNGFTYGNGPGSGPDPGPEDRTADARLRWRLGIRAAVLLGVLSLLAGGWFWWRVATAGPEVMPLSAVTSDAAKAAPSGTAGAGGDGPAGAGGGEAGDSAGTVVVHVAGAVKKAGIVELPRNSRVHQAIAAAGGAAPAADLNRLNLASVLEDGQKIYVPGRGEATPPDGAPDAVPPDGAGTGPATSGATGGRSGGKVNLNSAGAEELAELPKVGPVLAQRIVDWRKEHGPFKTVEELDAVDGVGPKMLETLLPLVTV; this is encoded by the coding sequence TGTCTCTTATACACATCTATGTGTATAAGAGACAGCTACTGGACACGGGGGACGGCAACGGGTTCACCTACGGAAACGGGCCGGGATCCGGACCGGACCCGGGTCCGGAGGACCGCACGGCCGATGCCCGGCTCAGATGGCGGCTCGGCATTCGCGCGGCGGTGCTGCTGGGGGTCCTGTCGCTGCTCGCCGGCGGCTGGTTCTGGTGGAGGGTCGCGACCGCCGGTCCTGAAGTCATGCCGCTGAGCGCCGTCACAAGCGATGCCGCCAAGGCGGCTCCTTCAGGTACCGCGGGAGCCGGCGGCGATGGCCCGGCCGGGGCTGGCGGCGGCGAGGCAGGGGACTCCGCAGGTACCGTGGTGGTGCACGTGGCCGGTGCCGTCAAGAAGGCTGGCATCGTGGAGCTTCCCAGAAACAGCCGGGTCCACCAGGCCATTGCGGCAGCCGGCGGCGCCGCTCCGGCAGCTGACCTGAACCGGCTCAACCTCGCGTCCGTGCTGGAGGACGGCCAGAAAATCTACGTGCCCGGCCGTGGTGAAGCCACCCCGCCCGATGGGGCTCCGGACGCCGTGCCGCCCGACGGAGCAGGGACGGGCCCGGCAACCTCCGGGGCGACAGGCGGCCGGTCCGGCGGAAAGGTGAATTTGAACAGTGCCGGAGCCGAAGAACTCGCGGAGCTGCCAAAGGTCGGCCCGGTGCTGGCCCAGCGCATCGTTGACTGGCGCAAGGAGCACGGTCCGTTCAAGACCGTCGAGGAACTCGACGCCGTGGACGGGGTGGGTCCCAAAATGCTCGAAACACTGCTTCCGCTGGTGACCGTCTGA